A window of the Diabrotica undecimpunctata isolate CICGRU chromosome 1, icDiaUnde3, whole genome shotgun sequence genome harbors these coding sequences:
- the LOC140444506 gene encoding uncharacterized protein, translating into MWLLILLTYIMIIAPWESAAITNKRTSTRYLEQSDSVRYFRHIPPVPTVEKLSDWEVGLREAIHQALLREGYWEPNLRERLTGAQLIGRQDHATPFGDVAVLARGQLYAIHAGNFILLQDPYQNDCDDCYNPRRCERHDCQPYSPHNQEILVALWTVKRIRHRDVDRTRFDLEYIVSPLNANNDQIIMRRGKFNYAIPGHVFAVRSGKNEKNYPEVYNRKIPQNNFKQQVPLGVDSEGHRNVLYSYPGFFTSLPAQYLPPDVSDDTQEAQLYKKLLEVLASKTSSTQQQNTSHVSSTTSIEETTKVTGSSQEQIPTTPSMPTSPMTISSTASTVPETMPTMKTTITYYMPTGEEILMPQTELATTQKLSPTNKPPSRPTKKYTTKSKTTKIPSSTTKSTKTTFSTTKRPTTIPKTNQLPGSTKKPIKTTISTTKTPTTTSTIPSTSKMYVKPTSRTPTSPTTTKIIKTSTIPVPVTTSRPITQKTSTKKPSVSTTFTKPSTKTTIPITTITTTTTRVTSTSPTLPTVISTQYEAPTKTTIPTESISTEYKTSLASTEVISTQYQAPTRTTIPSTEVPTTMVTTTSPTTLISTTSPLVEETSTEPATVTEENGTTKITTTNFETTSTALPSTEYETKLPTAVMGITTEKTTLPEETIATTLESTSTETTTQIPFSTMTTTVSTTTKPTSRRTTTPSDFLTEAEPYNGPIYVGSVKNDYSLDDIFGPTTQTEKPTSTSTTRHTESDISQQLFGGELPENSKIIFSGFYEASTAADEENDRKKKASQFLTSQSYETEVSYEVNKRSNTDAVGVLTTSTLRTPTKPMFRKSLKNRKFDYTRKKPSRTLKTTSTTTVVETTTMESSSTQKVTSATASFADPPVEESVATTTLAVEETSSREKELEVFTKGAPANILIPPPETPTRAIVKQMPTNRTDFVIYKAEYPDEVTEMSIPENTKAVFDDLALRLVSHAKGLEYLNRTNRTAKVAKYRRRKTYMSRSKRPVRKKKEPEEEQKT; encoded by the exons ATGATAATTGCTCCTTGGGAATCTGCAGCCATCACGAACAAAAGAACATCGACGAGGTACCTTGAACAATCGGATAGTGTGAGATATTTTCGACACATCCCTCCGGTGCCGACGGTGGAGAAGTTGTCCGACTGGGAG GTGGGTCTTCGAGAAGCTATCCACCAAGCCTTACTAAGAGAAGGCTACTGGGAACCTAACCTTCGAGAACGGCTGACCGGCGCACAACTTATAGGCCGTCAAGATCATGCTACACCGTTCGGCGACGTTGCCGTACTAGCTCGAGGTCAACTGTATGCCATCCATGCCGGGAATTTCATTCTATTGCAAGATCCATACCAGAATGACTGCGATGATTGCTACAACCCAAGAAGATGCGAGAGACACGACTGTCAG CCTTATAGTCCACACAATCAAGAAATATTGGTAGCCCTATGGACTGTCAAGAGGATACGGCACAGAGATGTCGACAGAACTAGATTCGATCTGGAATATATCGTGTCTCCCCTCAACGCAAACAACGATCAAATCATCATGAGAAGGGGGAAATTCAACTACGCCATTCCGGGACACGTTTTCGCTGTTCGAAGCGGTAAAAACGAAAAGAACTATCCCGAG GTATATAATCGAAAAATTCCTCAAAATAACTTTAAGCAACAAGTTCCTTTGGGTGTAGATTCTGAGGGACACAGAAACGTATTATACAGCTATCCAGGCTTCTTCACATCGCTTCCTGCTCAATATCTGCCACCGGATGTCAGCGATGATACACAAGAAGCGCAATTGTACAAAAAACTACTTGAAGTTCTTGCGTCAAAAACCAGTAGCACTCAACAACAAAACACCTCACACGTATCATCGACTACGTCGATAGAAGAGACCACTAAGGTGACAGGAAGTAGTCAAGAGCAAATACCTACCACGCCAAGTATGCCTACGTCGCCAATGACGATAAGTTCTACCGCAAGTACCGTTCCCGAAACAATGCCAACTATGAAAACTACTATAACTTACTATATGCCAACTGGTGAGGAAATACTAATGCCTCAAACCGAACTAGCAACAACTCAAAAGCTTTCACCAACCAATAAACCTCCATCTCGACCGACCAAGAAATATACTACAAAATCAAAGACTACTAAAATACCTAGCAGCACAACGAAATCCACGAAGACAACTTTTTCAACCACAAAAAGACCAACCACAATACCAAAAACCAATCAATTACCTGGCAGTACAAAGAAAccgataaaaacaacaatttcCACAACGAAAACACCAACCACTACCTCAACAATACCGTCCACTTCCAAAATGTATGTTAAACCGACATCCCGTACACCAACAAGTCCAACGACAACAAAGATAATCAAAACTAGTACAATACCAGTACCTGTCACCACATCCAGGCCAATAACACAAAAAACTAGTACCAAAAAACCTTCAGTTTCAACCACATTTACGAAACCTTCCACAAAAACAACCATACCAATAACTACAATCACCACAACGACAACAAGAGTCACTTCAACATCTCCAACACTTCCTACTGTTATTTCCACTCAATATGAAGCTCCAACGAAGACAACTATACCTACTGAGAGTATTTCTACGGAATATAAAACTTCACTTGCATCGACCGAAGTGATTTCAACACAATATCAAGCTCCAACAAGAACAACGATACCTTCAACAGAAGTGCCAACAACTATGGTAACTACAACATCTCCGACAACATTGATATCGACAACTTCTCCACTAGTAGAAGAAACTTCGACTGAACCGGCAACCGTTACAGAAGAGAATGGTACAACAAAAATTACAACTACTAATTTTGAAACGACGAGTACAGCATTACCTTCGACCGAATATGAAACAAAATTACCAACAGCAGTTATGGGGATAACAACAGAGAAAACAACCTTACCTGAAGAAACGATCGCAACAACTTTGGAATCTACCAGTACTGAAACAACGACGCAAATTCCATTTTCAACAATGACAACTACAGTTTCAACAACAACTAAACCGACAAGTCGCAGAACAACCACTCCAAGCGATTTCTTAACCGAAGCTGAGCCGTACAACGGTCCTATTTATGTAGGTTCTGtaaaaaatgattattctttGGACGACATTTTTGGTCCTACGACACAGACAGAAAAACCAACGAGCACCAGTACTACAAGACACACAGAATCTGATATATCCCAACAGTTGTTTGGTGGTGAGTTACCCGAAAACTCCAAGATTATATTTTCTGGCTTTTATGAAGCTTCTACAGCTGCTGATGAAGAAAATGATCGAAAGAAAAAAGCCAGTCAATTTCTGACAAGTCAAAGTTACGAAACTGAAGTTAGTTATGAAGTGAATAAGAGAAGTAACACTGACGCTGTTGGTGTGTTGACAACAAGTACTTTGAGAACACCGACGAAACCAATGTTTAGGAAGAGTTTGAAAAACAGAAAATTCGACTACACCAGAAAGAAACCAAGTAGAACCTTGAAGACTACATCTACTACAACAGTTGTTGAAACTACAACGATGGAGAGTagttctacacaaaaagtgacATCAGCGACTGCTTCGTTTGCTGATCCTCCTGTAGAAGAATCTGTTGCTACTACTACACTGGCTGTAGAAGAAACCTCCAGTAGAGAAAAGGAGCTGGAAGTTTTTACAAAAGGTGCACCAGCCAATATATTAATCCCACCCCCAGAAACCCCCACCAGAGCCATAGTTAAACAAATGCCGACCAACAGAACTGACTTTGTTATATATAAAGCTGAATATCCCGATGAAGTAACTGAAATGAGTATTCCAGAAAATACCAAAGCCGTTTTTGACGATCTAGCCTTGAGGTTAGTCAGTCATGCTAAAGGCTTAGAATATTTGAATAGAACGAATAGAACTGCCAAAGTTGCCAAGTATAGAAGGCGAAAAACATACATGTCTAGGTCCAAAAGACCTGTGAGGAAGAAAAAGGAACCAGAAGAGGAACAAAAGACTTAA